A DNA window from Naumovozyma dairenensis CBS 421 chromosome 10, complete genome contains the following coding sequences:
- the NDAI0J01700 gene encoding uncharacterized protein (similar to Saccharomyces cerevisiae YLR326W; ancestral locus Anc_4.144), with amino-acid sequence MSGFIESTLLGFGQDYVQDELQTYAEEHFQPVRDPYYTKDVKTGEEHRLKLSPDLFPDKKDRKNFKSLQNEAWNHDRSIFGCCCWTSTIGWGPMLSIIPVIGPALMYWIHSKLIDDADKKFHLSTELKLKMNGNIFVDLCISLVPIAGVILAWMHACSTRNCALVYNFIVKRQVEKINLEKKQQFQQLQNEKRLREQEERIQRVHQETYNNQNNQNNNGLVSSQTPSRPAQVAYRSEYSQQRRHK; translated from the coding sequence ATGTCAGGATTCATAGAGAGTACATTATTAGGATTTGGTCAAGATTATGTTCAAGATGAATTACAAACTTATGCAGAGGAACATTTCCAACCAGTTCGTGATCCATACTATACTAAGGATGTCAAGACAGGTGAAGAACATCGATTGAAATTATCACCTGATTTATTCCCTGATAAGAAAGATCGTAAGAATTTTAAATCATTACAGAATGAAGCTTGGAATCATGATCGTAGTATATTTggatgttgttgttggacTTCTACTATTGGATGGGGTCCCATGTTATCAATTATCCCTGTCATTGGACCTGCATTAATGTATTGGATTCATAGTAAACTAATTGATGATGCAGATAAAAAATTCCATTTGAGTACTGAATTGAAGTTGAAAATGAAtggtaatatttttgttgatCTTTGTATTAGTTTAGTCCCCATTGCGGGTGTTATTCTTGCATGGATGCATGCATGTTCAACAAGAAATTGTGCTTTagtttataattttattgttaAGAGACAAGtggaaaaaatcaatttggagaagaaacaacaatTTCAACAATTGCAGAATGAAAAACGATTAAGAGAACAAGAGGAAAGGATACAAAGGGTTCATCAAGAAACATACAATAATCAGAATAATCAGAATAATAACGGGCTTGTATCATCACAAACGCCTAGTAGGCCAGCTCAAGTGGCATATAGATCTGAATATTCTCAACAAAGAAGGCATAAATAA
- the NMA1 gene encoding nicotinamide-nucleotide adenylyltransferase NMA1 (similar to Saccharomyces cerevisiae NMA2 (YGR010W) and NMA1 (YLR328W); ancestral locus Anc_4.147) yields the protein MDPTRAPDFKPPTPNEEPHPPLAPTSTIPKSGPILPYVLADENASIDAPFNIASLPSSIKNQNKSKKKHQHQLQQKLQQKHSNHLPHNKSLLSSSTSAIAESSELKSSNTKKIINNNDNNDNDNNDFTTSINAPVPNSSKSSHSNRIPLKTSAFQPLSTEVSSDEDDLNTNGNGTTSINTNHNDDKSNNNNNNSNNIKNKNNNDNELIPRLANINDINTIDATLSKMNIGGVHKNQIADLEEVPHGIVRQSRSMDTYEFSTHRLSKILQDSNKLPLVIVACGSFSPITYLHLRMFEMAMDAINEQTRFEVIGGYYSPVSDNYQKPGLAPAFHRVRMCELACERTSSWLMVDAWESLQLTYQRTAKVLDHFNHEINVKRGGVTTVTGEKIGVKIMLLAGGDLIESMGEPNVWADADLHHILGNYGCLIVERTGADVRSFLLSHDIMYEHRRNVLVIKQLIYNDISSTKVRLFIRRGMSVQYLLPNSVIRYIQEHKLYVNQTEPVKQVMDSKE from the coding sequence ATGGATCCAACAAGAGCTCCAGATTTTAAACCGCCTACTCCGAACGAGGAACCACATCCACCTCTAGCTCCAACTTCAACAATCCCAAAATCTGGCCCAATCTTACCTTATGTCTTAGCTGATGAAAATGCATCCATCGATGCACCATTTAATATAGCATCTTTAccatcatcaattaaaaatcaaaataaaagtaaGAAAAAACATCAGCATCAACTCCAACAGAAACTCCAACAGAAACATAGCAATCATTTACCtcataataaatctttattGTCTTCCTCTACTTCCGCAATTGCAGAATCTTCTGAACTGAAATCATctaatacaaaaaaaataataaataataatgataataatgataacgataataatgacTTTACTACATCAATAAATGCTCCTGTCCCAAAttcttctaaatcatcTCATTCAAATAGAATACCATTGAAAACTTCCGCTTTCCAACCATTATCTACAGAAGTATCCTCAGATGAAGACGATTTGAACACTAATGGTAATGGCACCACTAGCATCAATACTAATCATAACGACGATAAgagcaataataataataataatagtaataatattaagaataagaataacAACGACAATGAATTAATTCCACGTCTTGCAAATATAAACGACATAAATACAATCGATGCCACATTATCTAAAATGAATATAGGAGGGGTCCataaaaatcaaattgCAGATTTAGAAGAAGTACCACATGGTATAGTTCGTCAATCACGTTCCATGGATACATATGAATTCTCCACTCATAGattatcaaaaattttacaagattcaaataaattaccaTTAGTCATAGTAGCATGTGGTTCATTTTCTCCTATAACTTATTTACATTTAAGAATGTTCGAAATGGCAATGGATGCAATTAATGAACAAACAAGATTCGAAGTGATTGGAGGTTATTATTCTCCAGTTAGTGATAATTATCAAAAACCGGGATTGGCCCCTGCTTTCCATAGAGTAAGAATGTGTGAATTGGCTTGTGAAAGAACATCTTCTTGGTTAATGGTAGATGCTTGGGAATCTTTGCAATTGACTTATCAAAGAACTGCAAAAGTTTTGGATCATTTTAATCATGAAATTAACGTTAAAAGAGGTGGTGTCACAACTGTAACAGGTGAAAAAATTGGTGTCAAAATTATGTTACTTGCAGGTGGTGATTTAATTGAAAGTATGGGTGAACCAAACGTTTGGGCTGATGCTGATTTACATCATATTTTAGGTAATTATGGTTGTTTGATTGTGGAACGAACAGGAGCAGATGTTAGATCCTTCTTATTGTCCCATGATATCATGTATGAACATAGAAGAAACGTTTTGGTCATTAAACAATTGatttataatgatatttccTCTACAAAGGTAAGATTGTTTATTAGAAGAGGAATGTCCGTTCAATATTTGTTACCGAATTCCGTTATTAGATATATTCAAGAACATAAATTGTACGTTAATCAAACAGAACCTGTGAAGCAAGTTATGGATAGTAaggaataa
- the REC102 gene encoding Rec102p (similar to Saccharomyces cerevisiae REC102 (YLR329W); ancestral locus Anc_4.153) translates to MLGPIKLNTYCLKSHLASNTALISQWNTRIDIDNNGEGDLLGDNVLILPPKCPTKLNILIKIKRNDIVLTKNDSLLEEILSTFKKGRNFWENLLYDIECSINSDSYIQIQLTCKLWTSNKLLTLLENPISLRPHITAQPSLVFIRRVIIQAHFIHLDEEILDLSDIYFHFNEYFASLFISTLEFQFPLVFSNLARNRARWNESSLAPISYALTESSRLLPYMVQLVNNDTTATTAYQLLTRGRNIDPIDFQLLKI, encoded by the exons ATGCTCGGCCcaataaagttaaatacATACTGCTTAAAAAGTCATCTTGCGTCCAACACAGCGTTGATTTCTCAATGGAATACCAGAATAGACATTGACAATAATGGCGAAGGAGATCTTCTTGGAGATAATGTTCTCATTTTGCCGCCCAAGTGTCCGACAAAGTTGAAC ATCCTTATCAAAATTAAGAGGAACGATATAGTTTTGACGAAAAACGATTCTCTTTTAGAAGAGATATTAAGTACGTTTAAGAAAGGGCGCAATTTCTGGGAAAATTTACTATACGATATTGAATGTTCCATTAATAGTGATtcatatattcaaattcaattaacCTGTAAACTTTGGacatcaaataaattactTACATTATTGGAAAATCCCATTAGTTTACGTCCACATATTACCGCTCAACCTTCATTAGTATTCATTCGAAGAGTGATAATCCAAGCCcattttattcatttggatgaagaaatattagatCTATctgatatatattttcatttcaaTGAGTATTTTGCCTCCCTATTCATATCAACCCTAGAGTTTCAATTTCCACTAGTATTTTCTAATCTAGCCAGGAACCGTGCACGTTGGAACGAGTCTAGCTTAGCCCCAATTTCATATGCATTAACGGAATCTTCAAGATTATTACCTTACATGGTACAATTGGTCAACAATGATACAACTGCAACCACTGCATATCAACTGCTAACTCGTGGAAGAAACATTGATCCCATTGATTTCcaacttttgaaaatttag
- the TMA10 gene encoding Tma10p (similar to Saccharomyces cerevisiae STF2 (YGR008C) and TMA10 (YLR327C); ancestral locus Anc_4.146): protein MTRTNKWTVHESRPDAKYFTHNGNFGENPAKVKREGSGKANWGKAGDELTDLVESGEIKPVFNKQRRGSNSQKNQDKMKDIQGYHV from the coding sequence ATGACTAGAACTAACAAATGGACCGTTCATGAATCAAGACCAGATGCTAAATATTTCACTCACAATGGTAATTTTGGTGAAAACCCAGCCAAAGTTAAGAGAGAAGGTTCTGGTAAAGCCAATTGGGGGAAAGCTGGGGATGAATTAACTGATTTGGTCGAATCAGGAGAAATTAAGCCTGTATTCAACAAACAAAGAAGAGGTTCCAACTCTCAAAAGAACCAAGATAAAATGAAAGATATTCAAGGATATCATGTCTAA
- the NDAI0J01660 gene encoding uncharacterized protein: MKFTTILSAITLLSSSAFAEDISTGDAELPQVPAEAVLGYLDFGSDNDIAMLPFANTTSNGLLFVNTTIVEQANEKLENDPSSLTKREADAEANWHWLRLDPGQPLYKRSADAEAKWHWLRLDPGQPLYKRDAEADAKWHWLRLDAGQPLY, encoded by the coding sequence ATGAAATTTACCACTATTTTATCTGCCATTACTCTACTTTCCTCCTCCGCGTTCGCTGAGGATATCTCAACCGGAGATGCTGAATTACCACAGGTTCCAGCAGAAGCTGTCCTTGGTTATTTGGATTTTGGTTCCGATAACGACATTGCCATGCTACCATTTGCCAACACAACCTCTAatggtttattatttgtcaACACTACTATTGTTGAACAGGCAAACGAGAAATTAGAAAACGATCCCTCCTCTTTAACTAAGAGAGAAGCTGATGCTGAAGCTAACTGGCATTGGTTGAGACTAGATCCAGGTCAACCACTATACAAGAGAAGTGCGGATGCTGAAGCTAAATGGCATTGGCTAAGGTTAGATCCAGGCCAAccattatataaaagagATGCTGAAGCTGATGCCAAATGGCATTGGTTGAGATTGGATGCAGGTCAACCATtatattaa